CGTGTCGAACTCGTCGAGCGCGCCCCAGAGATGATCCGGATGGGCGTGGGTGAACAAGACCCGCGTGACCTTGGCCGGGTCAATGCCGGCCGCCTCGATCGACTTCGGCAAAAGGCCGGTGGTCGGAAGGAAATTGCGGCCGGCGCCGCAATCGAACAGCACGAGGTCGTCGCCAAGGCTCAGCAAGGGCACGTTGAGGCCATTGCGGGTCGCGTCGACCGGAAGGCCCGCCGCGGCCAGGACCTTCTGGACGTCGGCCGGCGGCACGCCGCGCGCCAGCATCGAGACCGGCAGCGTGATGCCGCCGTCCGACAGGATCTGCAGCGAAGCCGCGCCGATGCGGGCCGAGGCGATCGCCTGCGCCGCGGCGGGCGAGGGCAGGGCGATCGCCGCCGCCGCAAGCGCAGTGGCTCCGAGAAATGCACGGCGATCGAGCGTGGATGGTCCGAATCGCGTGTCGTCGTCACGGCGTGTCATAACGGTCTCCGAACCTGGCCTGGCGTCAGAATCCACGCAAAAGAGCGAAAGCACTAATGAATCAACCCTCTCCCAGAGGGAGAGGGTGGCAGCGTCAGCTGCCGGGTGAGGGGGCGTCCATCTCCGAACGGACGGCATGCTCGACGCGCATCGGCAGCAGTTCTAACTCCTTACGCCCCTCACCCGGCGCCTGGCGGCGCCACCCTCTCCCTCCGGGAGAGGGTTGTTTCATTAGTGCTTTTCGTCATCAACCGGACGGGCAGGGCGCCTGCCACCTTGTTCTGGTTGGCCAATTTCATCCCCAACAACATCAAACATGGCGCATCTCGGCGGACATGCGTTGACTTCCTGGGCGCGATCCGCCAAACCCGCCGCCGGATGGGCGGGTAGCTCAGCGGTAGAGCACGTGACTTTTAATCATGTGGTCGAGGGTTCGATCCCCTCCCCGCTCACCATCCAATTTCCTCCCTTCGGCAGGCCTGGTCTCCACTCAGAGCGCGAAGCCGCCGTCGGCGAGGTGGATCTGGCCGGTCGTGTAGCTGGCTTCGTCGGAAGCGAGATAGAGCGCCAGCAGGGCGATCTCTTCCGCCGTGCCGAGCCGACCGATCGGCTGGCGGTCGATGAACGCCTTGCGGGTCGCCTCCAGCGACTGGCCTGAAGAGGCCGACAAGGCCTTGATGCGGTCGTCGAGCGAGGGCGACTGGATGGTGCCCGGGCAAATGGCATTGGCGCGGATGCCCTTGCGGATGAAATCGATCGCCACCGACTTGGTCAGGCCGATCACCGCGGCCTTGCTGGCGCCATAGGCGTAACGATTCGGCACGCCCCGCACCGACGAGGCGCCGGACGCAATATTGACGATCGAGCCGGCGCCTTTTTCCAGCATGCCCGGCAGGAAGGCCTTGATCGTCCGATGCATGGATTTGACGTTCAGGTCGAAGGAAAAGTCCCAGTCGTCCTCGCTGGTGTCGAGCACGGTGCCGTGATGCACGAAACCGGCGGCATTGACCAGGATGTCGATCGGACCGGTCTTGGCGGCCAGCGCCTCGACCGCCTTGGTCGAGCGCGCGTCCAGCTTCAGCTTCTTCGCCCGCTTGATGCCCTCGAGCTTGGCCTTGTCGAGGTCGGTGGCATAGACGGTGGCGCCTTCCTCCACGAACAGTTCCGCGATGGCGCGGCCAATGCCGTGGCCTGCCGCCGTCACCACCGCGATCTTGCCCTGAAGCCGCTTCGCCATGTCCGTCTTCTCCCGTCTTGCCGTTTTTTGGGTCCGCCGTTTCGGCTGGCGTCAGGGCAAGAGGAGACACGGTGCGGATGGCCGTGTCCAGCCGGCGAGCTATCCGCCGAAGCGTTGGGAGAGTTGCGTGTCGAAGGTCTTGAGATCGACCAGGATGCGCTCGAGCAGGGCGGCATCGCGCAGCCGGACCGCGGTCGCCACCACGTCGAGGCCGGCGACGATCGGGTCGGCCAGGCGGCGATATTCCGCATCGGTGATGACTTCGGTCGCGGCATAGGCGTCGCAGCGCCTCAGCGCCCAGCGATAGACTGCCGCCTTCGCCAGCACGTCGCCGCGGGCTTCCGCCCGGGTCATGTCGGGTGGCGTCCGCTTCATCACCATGAAGGCGTCCAGCGCATCGCTGGATTCATCCAGGCATTCGACCAGGCCGTAGAGCCCGGCCGACTTGCGCAGCATGATCCATTCGCGCCGGAGCGGCAGCAGTTCCTCGAGCGCCGCCTCCGCGCGGTTCTCGGACAAGGCATCGCTCGCCCGCTTCAGCCGCGCGCCGGCGCCCTCGAGAACCTCCGGGAACATGTTGACCCGGGCGAACAGGGCCGGCGGGTCGGCACGATAGGCAATCGTCGCCTCGGTCCACAGCGCCGTCAGCCGCCTCAGGCTGGCATCGGCTTCTTCCGTCCGGCCCGCCCTGAGGCTGGTGGTGGTCGCACGGAACAGCGATTGGGCTTCGGTCAGCTTGCTGATGAACGACCCGGTCTTGGCGCACAATCCTCCGTCGACCGCGCCGAGCGAGGCGGCGGCAAGCAGGATGGCCAGGACGATAATCCGAAAATGAACTTTCACGGCGCGCACCATAGCCGAACCGTTTCCGCGATGCATCCGGCCTATGCGCCACCGAGGAATGCGTCGAGCTCGGCTCGCCGAGGCATGCCGCGGCGGCCGCCGAATTGTTGGCATTTCAGCGCCGCCGCGCCATTGGCGAAGCGAACCGCGCTGGCGAGCGGCTGATGTTCGGCGAGCGCGACCGCCAGCGCGCCGTGCCAGGTGTCGCCGGCGCCCAGCGTATCCGCCGCCTTGACCGCAAAGGCCGGGGCATGGACGACACGGGCACCCTCCATGAACCAGGCGCCGCGCGGACCGTCGGTGACCAGCAGCACATTGGCGGCATCGCGCGCGGCATGGGCGAGCGCCGTCGGCAGGTCGTCGATGCCGGTGAGCTCACGCAGCGCCGTTTCGGAAAAGCCGACATGGCTTGCCAGCGCGACGACCTCGGGCCGGGTCGGGCGCCGGTCGGCATCGAGCACCGAGGGAAGGCCGGCGGCGCGCGCCTGCGGCAGCACGGCAAAGGCCGCCTCGATCCAGCGGGTCTCGGCATAGATCGCGTCCGCGCGCCGGCCGAGATCATCCGGAATCCAGTCGGTGTCATCGGGAATATCCGGGTCGGAATAGCTCACCACCATGCGTTCGCCAGCCGGATCGACCATCACGGCCGAGACCGGCGAGCGATATCCCCGACATTCGCGGATCAACGAACAGTCGATGCCCTCGGCGGCCAGCTCGTCGCGCATGGTTCGCGCCGGCGGGTCGTCGCCGAGCCGCGCGATCAGGGTGACCTCGGCGCCAAGCCGGGCACAGGCGGTGGCGGCATTGCCGGCCAGCCCGCCGCCCGATGTGGTCATGTGCAGCGAGCGGTATTTCACCGCCGCGGTCGGGATGGCGTCGAGCTGGTAGATGAAATCGAGCGTGGTGATGCCGGCGCAGACGATACGGGTCATGAACTCGGCCTCGTGCCGACATAGAGGGCGGATGCCGCCAGGCACAGGCCCGAGACGACGACGGCGATCGGCGGTGCGGTCAGCCAGACGATGCCCCAGGACAAGGCCATGGAGGCGAGTGCGATCGCCTTGACGCGCGGCGCGATGGCGCCGCTTGCCCGCCATTTGACCACTTCGGGACCGAGTTTGGGGTGCGTCACCAGCCACTGCTCGAAGCGCGGCGAGGAGCGGGCGAACAGCCAGGCGGCGATGATCAGGAAGAGCGTGCCGGGAATACCCGGCAGGATGACGCCGACGACGCCAATGGCGACGCAGACCCAGCCGGCCGCCATCATCAGATATCGCCACGGTTGGCCCATGGCGGCCTAACCCGCCTTGACGAG
This portion of the Phreatobacter stygius genome encodes:
- a CDS encoding SDR family oxidoreductase: MAKRLQGKIAVVTAAGHGIGRAIAELFVEEGATVYATDLDKAKLEGIKRAKKLKLDARSTKAVEALAAKTGPIDILVNAAGFVHHGTVLDTSEDDWDFSFDLNVKSMHRTIKAFLPGMLEKGAGSIVNIASGASSVRGVPNRYAYGASKAAVIGLTKSVAIDFIRKGIRANAICPGTIQSPSLDDRIKALSASSGQSLEATRKAFIDRQPIGRLGTAEEIALLALYLASDEASYTTGQIHLADGGFAL
- a CDS encoding PfkB family carbohydrate kinase; the protein is MTRIVCAGITTLDFIYQLDAIPTAAVKYRSLHMTTSGGGLAGNAATACARLGAEVTLIARLGDDPPARTMRDELAAEGIDCSLIRECRGYRSPVSAVMVDPAGERMVVSYSDPDIPDDTDWIPDDLGRRADAIYAETRWIEAAFAVLPQARAAGLPSVLDADRRPTRPEVVALASHVGFSETALRELTGIDDLPTALAHAARDAANVLLVTDGPRGAWFMEGARVVHAPAFAVKAADTLGAGDTWHGALAVALAEHQPLASAVRFANGAAALKCQQFGGRRGMPRRAELDAFLGGA
- a CDS encoding YbaN family protein, producing MGQPWRYLMMAAGWVCVAIGVVGVILPGIPGTLFLIIAAWLFARSSPRFEQWLVTHPKLGPEVVKWRASGAIAPRVKAIALASMALSWGIVWLTAPPIAVVVSGLCLAASALYVGTRPSS